The stretch of DNA TTAGCCGGGCTGCTGGCCGGGCTGTTATTGCCCGTTGGCGAAGCGCCAAAGTTGATCGCCGACGGCTTATCGGCCGCACCCGTGTTGGCAAAGTTCAGCGCCAGCGGAATCGCCAGCGTGTTCCCGCCGTTATTCAGCAGCAGTTTGGCGGTAATGTTGCTCCCGCCGTTTTGTGAGTCAGGTGACGCCCCGTCCAGGCCTGGAAAATGGTTTTCCGGCAAAAGAGGTGAGAACCCGCCCGGTCCTGATGATATCTGCATACAACACACTCCCCTAAGTGATACCCAGTAGCAATCACCGGCCGCCGCCTAACCTTGCAATGACGCCCGGTTTTGCCCGCGTCCGGCATGTTCAACTGAGTGAGAAGCGGAGTTAAAGAGTTCCTTATGTGGCAAAAAATGGGAACCTGGGCACGCTTTTCGCCACACATTGCCAGTGAAAATCAAAAGAGACGCATCTATGCAGACTACATCGTGGCGATGGGGCCTTTTGCTGCTTAGCCTTCCTGCCGTGGCGCAGGCCGAGTGTTTTACCCGCGTCGGGCACGCCTTCGGGATTTCCCCCGCCTTGCTGGAGGCCATCGCCTGGAAAGAGTCGAAATTTACCCTTTCTTCGGTGAACGCCGCCAACTCGAACCACACCGAAGACGTGTGCATGATGCAGGTGAACAGCGTGCATTTTGGGCGGCTTAAGCAGTTGGGCGTTACGCGTGAAAACCTGCTGCACGACCCGTGCACCTGCATCGCCACCGGCGCATGGGTTTTGCACGGGCTGTTCCGCCAGTACGGCCGCTCGTGGAATACCGTCGGCATGTACAACACCGGCCCGTCGGAAAAGCGCCAACAGCTTCGAAGCCGCTATGCTGATGACGTTCAGCGGATTTATAAGGTGCTGCAAAAGCAGCAGCCCGCGCGGCGTGAAGAGGATATGTTTGTCAGCAACGAAACGCTCCACCAATAATAAAGCCGGGAAATTTCCCGGCTTTTTCCTTGCCACAAATATTAACGCGCAGCGGCAGCCTCCAGTAGAGACGGCAGTTCGGTCAGAAACTCTCTGACCTCGCCGCTCTGGCCGATGAAGGCGCTTAACCAGCGCGCAAACTGCTCCGCGTCCAGGGCAGACATCTCGCACTGGGTGCACAGACGAATTGCATTTTCCCCGTCAAGCGCCAGCCAGCAGCCGCGCATCGCGTTCATTTCAAAGTTCATCGCCAGCAGATTCGGCAGCAGCGCAGCGTCCTGCCCGGTTAGCTGTCCGACCCGGCAATGCAGCACAACCGAGCTGCTCTCCGGCGGCAGTTCAATCACCGCGGCCTCTTGCTGTTGGGCATTCGTCAGCTGGCAGATGCCCTCCTCCAGGCGCAGCGAGATCTTCTGCTGTCGTCCCCAGGCATCAAGCCACTGTTGAAGCTGTTGTTGCATCGTCATTCCCTTATCCTCCTTTCACCATAAAGCCGGCATCGGCGGCGTCTTTCAGCGCCGACTTCACCTCTTTTTCTGCCTGAGCCACGCCGCCGTCTACCGTGTAGCTGAGCGGCGCGCTGTCGTCGTCCCCGTAGCTGAAGTTGATCGTGCCCAGGTTTTCATTCATCGACAGCGACACGCCGTTAGAGCCGCCGAGTAAAAAGGACGGCGTTGAGAACCCGTCGGATTTACTCTGCGTCTTGGTAAAGGCGATGGATTTCAGGCGCAGCTTGTCGCGGTCTTTTAGCAGGTCAACGATCGAGTCCTGAGTGACCGAGTGGTTTGCCCATTGGTCGGCCAGTTTTTCTCGCGGTTTGGTTTTCAGTTCGAGGGAGACCACCGCCTGCGAGCTGCTGTTATCCTGCAACCCGCGCAGCAGCGCTTTCAGCCGATAGTCTTCGCCCATCATCTGGGTAATACGGTCGGCGTTGCTCGGCGAAAATTCCCCTTCCATAAAGTGGCGCACAAAGTGGAACAGTCCGTTGCTGTCGATGCGCGAAAGGTTCTTGTAGGTGGACTGGTACTCCGCCTTATTCACCAGCTGTTGCTGATTCAGCATGGCATTTTGCTGACGCACGGTCTGCTGCAGCGACTGTAGCGCAGCCTGCGGGCCGTTGCCCGTCAGCTCGTGATGTCGCGACGGCGGAATAAAGCGCGCAAAGTGGCTTTCCAGCTTGCCCAGCCGTTCAGCCGCTGACATTGGCAGACGCGGAGCATCTTGCGCAGGGGTGAGCTCGCTCAGCAATTTGCGGCTGGCAAGATCGGTGAATTCGCCGCGCAGCCCGTCAATCAACGCATCAACCTCGGCATTGCCCGGCTCCGGCTGGGTCGTCTGCACGGAAAGGGAGTCAGCCTGCTGCTGGCGTTTGGTTAGCTGCGCCAGCGTATCCAGCAGCGGACGGCGCGCCTTTGCGTTATCAACCGGCGGATACCAGCGGGTGAAATGGGCGTCCAGCTGGCTCAGCTTATCGGCAACGGAAACCGGCAGCTCGCCTTCTTTTGGCTCCTCTTTCAGCCTGGCCAGCAGCTGCGTGGAGGCGCTGTCGGTAAACTGTTTGCCCAGCGTGGTCATCAGCTTTTCCAGGTGAACCCCCTCCACCGGCTGGGCATTTTTTAAGTCAACGGTGAGGCTGTGCGTCGTCCGGTTGTTGATCGACAGCTGCACGCTGGCCCCGACGCCAACGCCGACCGAGAAGGGATCTTTGTGCTTCGGCTGAATCGTGGTGCTGACCGGAATCGCAATGTTGGCCCCGGCGTTCATCTGGTTAAACGCCCTTAAACGATGGTCGCTGTGGCTGACGCCCTGCCCTTCAGCATTGCGGGACTCCGTGCGCTCGCGACTGCCCGCCAGCAGGTTGGTATTGGCATACACGCCGCCGCCCAGACGTGCGCTGGTGGGGAAGTCTTTCTCGTGGCTGTCGGTAAACGGGAAGCCCACGCTCGCCAGCGCCGCGGCGTTAATGTCCACGCTGAAGCTCTGGGTCGCCCCGCTTTTCACGCTATGGTTTGCGCCACGGTTCAAGAACTCCAGCGGATCCAGCGTGCCGCTGCTCAGCTGCTCGATAAAGCCGGGGATCTCGTGCTCTGCCAGTTCAAACGAGACGCCGTGCTGGGACTGAAGCTGCCCGCCCAGCGTGACGCCGCCGCCAAGACGCACGCCCTGCGACAGCGGATGTTTGTGGTCACCGTCGAGGTACGTTTTATGGGTTTTGTTGTAGTCGGTCAGCACGTTGTAGCCCACGCCGACGATGCCGGTGGCCGACACGGCACCTGTTCGCCCGAAGCTGACGTTGATCCCCGTATCACCACGGGAAAAGCTCATCGTGTAGCCTCGGTCGGCCCCCACTTTGCCGCCCACGCCCGCCACAACCTGAGTGCCCGGCGCCACCGTCGCGGTCGCCGAAGCCCCATAGGTGCGGCTAAAGGCGAGGTTTTCGCCGCTTTCCAGCGACAGCACGGTCGACACCATTTTGCCCTGCATTTCGCGCTGGCTTTCAGCCTGCATCACGGTTTTGGTGTTGATGTTGACGCCGTGGTTTTCCTTGCTGAACGCTTTGGTCATCGCCTTGATAGCGTCGTAGTTGGCCTCGAGCGCTTTATGGTTGCCGAAGCCCTGGGTGGTGACGGTTTTAATCACGTTCCCGCCCCAGTCGCTGTCCCGCAGGCGGGCCACGCTGGCGGCAATCTCCGTCATTTTGGCCGAACGTTCTGGCTCGCTTAGCAGCGACGCCTGCTGCAGCTCATCGACAGAATCATGCAGAGATTTCAGCGTCAGCACGTCCAGCATCACCCTGGATTTCACCAGCCCGATGTCATCGTGGATATCGCGCTGGCGCCCCATCGGGACCTGTTCCTTCTGGTGGTTAAGCGTGATTTGCCGCGCCTCCAGCCCGGCAATAATCGCCCCTGCGTGGTTGCTTTTATCGGCGGGATAGCGCCGAAGCAGCTCGTTAAGCTGCCCGGTGAGGTTATCCTGCCGGCTGCTCGACGGGTTCAGCGTGCCGCTGTGGCTATGGTTCAGGCCAAAGCGCGAAGGCGTAGATGCCTGCCGACGCTCATCGCGCATGCCATAATGCTGGCCGATCTGCTCACAATAATGAGTGCTGCTGTCGGAAAGCTGGCGCGCAAAGCTGCTCATCTCTTCCAGCAGCGCCTTTTCCTGCGGCTGCCACTGGCGCCCCGCTTCACCGCCCATGATCTCGAGCCTCTGGCTTAGGCCAGGGCGCGGGGCGATCCTTGCCGGCTGCTGCGCAAGCGCCTTCAGCCGCTGGGTCAGGTCTCCCTGCTGTTGGTAAACGTCCTTCAGCCCTTCACGCCCGGCGTAGCGATGCTGAATAGAGTAGGCGGCGGTTTTTACCGGCCGCGGCCACTCAAGCGACGGGCGGAAAGCAAA from Cedecea neteri encodes:
- a CDS encoding lytic transglycosylase domain-containing protein; this translates as MQTTSWRWGLLLLSLPAVAQAECFTRVGHAFGISPALLEAIAWKESKFTLSSVNAANSNHTEDVCMMQVNSVHFGRLKQLGVTRENLLHDPCTCIATGAWVLHGLFRQYGRSWNTVGMYNTGPSEKRQQLRSRYADDVQRIYKVLQKQQPARREEDMFVSNETLHQ
- a CDS encoding type III secretion system chaperone, with product MTMQQQLQQWLDAWGRQQKISLRLEEGICQLTNAQQQEAAVIELPPESSSVVLHCRVGQLTGQDAALLPNLLAMNFEMNAMRGCWLALDGENAIRLCTQCEMSALDAEQFARWLSAFIGQSGEVREFLTELPSLLEAAAAR
- a CDS encoding AvrE-family type 3 secretion system effector, giving the protein MGLGISAFIKPGRAIRDREIAHLQQDRSPPSAMKQGKAPPTQTASGSLHTQAATPAPAGLKQGTETAQTSQKGMFSRFIGRHRGRQEVTPTAIPVTENASRASSPSLYSQPSASSASVYSQPDISDLNAIPSNEVGTPGSQFAELAPEIEPEKNMLLETRLSLDKKGRLEIDTPSTSAPLQALMEKTIGHDRLRYQNHLASDDGHQHVLLDKEGRLMTLRSQPGAFIAISHSQQKVEWQEVQQPHRGFMRRQSLEPAGQHLSWHDRQTVDIGGEKVRLPETGVRDRLTDSVTDGDGTRYRLHDKKLYSFDSAANAWQSLSGEDDKLSSLSRQSDGMLWRVNDDKQLGSAVGETIKVNFENKIDHYAIGPKRDALVLMSDDEKKPQVAWVANLAAADPQPKTLTLPENMTLKKTALHGPLLFALDNNGRLHCGDKPNEQSTALSFGEARHKPLLDNITQYVTATVGDEARVEDMLADETDRLHLIVKDKYDQKHAITFHWHGGDLKPQSSWNLTDSMVLDYQKGLPQVTPAAHDVVDLGRLGKLALHDGKVHYFNETTGLWAASDEKADKLQCGLDGQPWLMKDGELKRLKVNLSSNKVDHGSNVFALPQVTKSVSADLATAGLDKAGKAQAFTVIDSRRYLAVNEKGDIGFHHIDTTTRRNQNATQTLSQAALREQIEKLVPGSAGKEEASKISDLALGEDKQLWLLSKEGGLFSLPEKNWNSGKADELAKAVLPANEDGSQPELSALQTSAKGQVSALDKQRNTFLFKAGAWEKGEPATAPMEEPNVARQNYERLTKASKDWRLPGTGITFKREVNFLGQTGQDGKQVRTSFRTRLSTFAFRPSLEWPRPVKTAAYSIQHRYAGREGLKDVYQQQGDLTQRLKALAQQPARIAPRPGLSQRLEIMGGEAGRQWQPQEKALLEEMSSFARQLSDSSTHYCEQIGQHYGMRDERRQASTPSRFGLNHSHSGTLNPSSSRQDNLTGQLNELLRRYPADKSNHAGAIIAGLEARQITLNHQKEQVPMGRQRDIHDDIGLVKSRVMLDVLTLKSLHDSVDELQQASLLSEPERSAKMTEIAASVARLRDSDWGGNVIKTVTTQGFGNHKALEANYDAIKAMTKAFSKENHGVNINTKTVMQAESQREMQGKMVSTVLSLESGENLAFSRTYGASATATVAPGTQVVAGVGGKVGADRGYTMSFSRGDTGINVSFGRTGAVSATGIVGVGYNVLTDYNKTHKTYLDGDHKHPLSQGVRLGGGVTLGGQLQSQHGVSFELAEHEIPGFIEQLSSGTLDPLEFLNRGANHSVKSGATQSFSVDINAAALASVGFPFTDSHEKDFPTSARLGGGVYANTNLLAGSRERTESRNAEGQGVSHSDHRLRAFNQMNAGANIAIPVSTTIQPKHKDPFSVGVGVGASVQLSINNRTTHSLTVDLKNAQPVEGVHLEKLMTTLGKQFTDSASTQLLARLKEEPKEGELPVSVADKLSQLDAHFTRWYPPVDNAKARRPLLDTLAQLTKRQQQADSLSVQTTQPEPGNAEVDALIDGLRGEFTDLASRKLLSELTPAQDAPRLPMSAAERLGKLESHFARFIPPSRHHELTGNGPQAALQSLQQTVRQQNAMLNQQQLVNKAEYQSTYKNLSRIDSNGLFHFVRHFMEGEFSPSNADRITQMMGEDYRLKALLRGLQDNSSSQAVVSLELKTKPREKLADQWANHSVTQDSIVDLLKDRDKLRLKSIAFTKTQSKSDGFSTPSFLLGGSNGVSLSMNENLGTINFSYGDDDSAPLSYTVDGGVAQAEKEVKSALKDAADAGFMVKGG